CATCTTCATTAAAAACGTAAAGTCCTAGGCCATTTTCAGATATAATAGATGACTCTAAAAGTTTTCTGCGTAATTTTTTGATATGAGGTCTAGCTGAGGGCCTATCTTCTATAACAGCAGTAGAGCCTTTTAAGACTACATATTTATCATCTATAATAGACATTCTGGCATAAGCTTTTTTATTCGTTAGCTCAAAAATCGGCTCCTTTTCAATTATAGATGTGCCGGTATTAGTGCGAGGTTCTAGTATATCTATGTTAAGAGAAGACAAGATAAGATTAATACCGCTCATAAACTGTTGAACTTCAGCAATATCGACTTCGGAAGTATTGGGCTTAGATGGACACTGATTGTTGTCTAGTATAACTCTATTTGCAGACTTAGCTAATCCATATATTTCAGCTTCTAAAAACTGAATTTGTGTCTTAGTTAAATAGCTATCTTTTGAGGTGAATACTATAGCTTCTGTCCAGAAGTCTTTATTATTAGAGTGGCTTTTTAGTCTAGGTAATACAGGATCTCCTTCTCCAATGTACAATATTGTTTCTTCAGAATGATCAACGTCAGGACCGGTTAGCATATAGACTCCTGGTTTATTCGCACTTTCTCTTTCAGAAAATTCTTTTAATTTGGTTCTTGGAAAAATAGTTGCA
This DNA window, taken from Andreesenia angusta, encodes the following:
- a CDS encoding GIY-YIG nuclease family protein, which gives rise to MLTGPDVDHSEETILYIGEGDPVLPRLKSHSNNKDFWTEAIVFTSKDSYLTKTQIQFLEAEIYGLAKSANRVILDNNQCPSKPNTSEVDIAEVQQFMSGINLILSSLNIDILEPRTNTGTSIIEKEPIFELTNKKAYARMSIIDDKYVVLKGSTAVIEDRPSARPHIKKLRRKLLESSIISENGLGLYVFNEDAAFDSPSYAAVAIVGGSANGQKVWKLNGRSLSEVEEDELK